The Thermus oshimai DSM 12092 genomic interval GAGGCTAAACCCACACCCCTTAGGGCTCCGTAAACGTAGGCCATCCGGTTGGGGACGGCTTCCACGTCCTCCCAACCGAAGTAGACCCCCTCCAGGTACTGCGGGGGTTTTTCCCCAAGGAAGACCGACCGGTGGTAGGCCAGCTCCACCGCCAGGCGGGGGTGCTTGTAGAAGTCCACCTTGAGGGGGCGCACCTCCACGTACTCGGCCAAGTCTTCAAGGCCCTTCCCGTGGCGGTTGGTGTAGAAGACGATGCGCCCCTTGAGGCCAAGCCGGGCAAAGGCCTGCACCAGGCCCATCTCCGTAGTACTAGTGGTCTGAACCGCGTACTCCCCGTTGAGGTCGAAGATAAGGAACCCCGTTTCGGGGAAGGCGTGGGCCACCAGGGTGATGATCACCTTGTTCTCGTTGCTCTTGCCGAAGCCCGTCTTGCCGAAGTTGGCCGTCCTCCGCCCGCGGAAAAGGGCGGGGTCCACGGTTTTGCCCGCATCTTTATGCTCGGCCCCGGGCTCGTAGCCGCTCCCGTAGCAAAGGTACCCCAACCGGACCCTTCCCCCTGCATTTCCCTCCCCACCGCCTTGGGGAACCCCCACCGTGAGGTCCACCACCCGGGCCAGCTCGGCCTCCGTAAAGGGGTAGACCTCCACCCGGGTGATGGGCGGGATGGTACGGGTGGAGGGGTAGAAGCGGAGATGCCCTTCCTCCTCCCCCAGGGCCCCGAGGATCACCAACACGAAGTGGAGGAAGTTATGCTCCTTAGCAGTCCAGACATCCTTCTTCAGGAAATCGGGGTCGTTCATGTGGCCGAGGCCCATCTCCCGAAGGTAGTCCCGTCCGGAAAGAGGGGCATAGTAGGCATCCCGTACCATGGCCACATAACGTCTCCGCCCCCCCCTTTCCTCGAAGACCACTTCCAGGAACTCCCCCAAAAGGGGCTTACGCTCCGCCCCAATCTC includes:
- a CDS encoding ATP-binding protein; amino-acid sequence: MTGQVPAKEKLGVVVESRRREYWTELVLLITPKEIGAERKPLLGEFLEVVFEERGGRRRYVAMVRDAYYAPLSGRDYLREMGLGHMNDPDFLKKDVWTAKEHNFLHFVLVILGALGEEEGHLRFYPSTRTIPPITRVEVYPFTEAELARVVDLTVGVPQGGGEGNAGGRVRLGYLCYGSGYEPGAEHKDAGKTVDPALFRGRRTANFGKTGFGKSNENKVIITLVAHAFPETGFLIFDLNGEYAVQTTSTTEMGLVQAFARLGLKGRIVFYTNRHGKGLEDLAEYVEVRPLKVDFYKHPRLAVELAYHRSVFLGEKPPQYLEGVYFGWEDVEAVPNRMAYVYGALRGVGLASSPGFTVRLGKQTYRLDSREGWEELRARLDIGSQDEEEEEGDQEGERRKSKKASGGTRDLYRFKNRLSFLNRLHAPGEEQDLVARVKADLFEERGKVVILDLPSLGEMADFFTKHLMAELFQEAVELYGERQADFIVVIEEAHNLLRDEAGPFYRVAKEGRKYGMGMLYSTQSPSDIPKEILAQTENFLVKHVSSEEDAKVLHKVKVAFAPVTGFLLSEPIVGYSYVYFEPYQPFVVPLKVRLLEEVVAELSHWGKGS